In one Staphylococcus lutrae genomic region, the following are encoded:
- the nreC gene encoding nitrate respiration regulation response regulator NreC (Involved in the regulation of the the nitrate reductase operon narGHJI) — protein MRIVIADDHAVVRTGFSMILNFQEDMEVVGTAADGVEAYQKVMAHAPDVLIMDLSMPPGESGLIATSKILDSFPNTKILILTMYDDEEYLFHVLRSGASGYILKNAPDEQLLLAIRTVYRGETYIDPKMTTSLVKEFVNASNDGEYSNDPFKILSKRELEILPLIAKGYGNKDIAEKLFVSVKTVEAHKTRIMDKLNLKSKPELVEYALKKKLLDF, from the coding sequence ATGAGAATCGTTATTGCTGATGATCATGCGGTTGTACGCACAGGTTTCTCTATGATATTAAACTTTCAAGAGGATATGGAGGTCGTAGGAACAGCAGCAGATGGGGTTGAGGCTTACCAAAAAGTGATGGCGCATGCCCCTGATGTATTAATCATGGATTTGAGCATGCCCCCTGGTGAATCGGGATTGATTGCGACAAGTAAAATTTTAGACAGTTTTCCCAATACGAAAATTCTTATATTAACCATGTATGATGATGAAGAGTATTTATTCCATGTGCTTAGAAGTGGGGCAAGTGGTTATATTTTGAAAAATGCGCCAGATGAGCAGTTGCTATTAGCCATTCGTACCGTGTATCGAGGTGAAACGTATATCGATCCAAAGATGACGACGTCTTTAGTTAAGGAATTTGTGAATGCTTCCAATGATGGAGAATATTCGAATGATCCTTTTAAAATATTATCGAAGCGGGAATTGGAGATTTTACCATTGATCGCCAAAGGATATGGGAACAAGGATATCGCTGAAAAGCTCTTTGTTTCTGTGAAAACAGTGGAAGCACATAAAACGCGGATTATGGATAAATTAAATTTGAAGTCGAAGCCGGAATTAGTAGAGTATGCGCTGAAGAAAAAATTACTAGATTTTTAA
- a CDS encoding sensor histidine kinase, with amino-acid sequence MPQETTDLVDFLQSYYHQTSEMIIFIDAQGKVIDMNTAARRVISSDNDMSGISTTICGRCEGYTNEHALRTCQNCFLHAQDIGDTTFQVFMKTTNNKVEPFTATYQTIDETRQIKVFTLQNVTAQLERQEKLYQRNMIQKTIAAQENERKRISRELHDGVVQELMNVNVEMRLLKYQKDTEVLLSSAKHIEGLMAKLIDDLRNLSSELRPSSLDDLGLDAAFKTYFKQIENNYGLAINYHFDIDAERFDSEIETVVYRVVQEAVFNAMKYAGVDDVDVIIRKDDQYLYAEVSDQGRGFEPSDSPKGSGLGLYGMYERAELVNGHLNIETQKGKGTIVSLEVPIS; translated from the coding sequence ATGCCACAGGAGACAACAGATTTAGTGGATTTTTTACAATCTTATTACCATCAAACATCAGAAATGATTATATTTATTGATGCACAGGGAAAAGTCATCGATATGAATACTGCCGCGAGACGTGTGATCTCATCAGATAACGATATGAGCGGGATTTCAACGACAATATGTGGGCGGTGTGAAGGCTATACGAATGAGCATGCGCTACGAACGTGCCAAAATTGTTTTCTTCATGCACAAGACATTGGAGATACGACATTCCAAGTATTTATGAAAACGACAAATAATAAAGTTGAACCTTTTACCGCCACATATCAAACCATTGATGAAACGCGTCAGATTAAAGTGTTTACTTTACAAAATGTGACGGCGCAATTAGAAAGACAAGAAAAACTGTATCAACGCAATATGATACAAAAAACGATTGCAGCACAAGAAAATGAGCGGAAACGAATTTCTAGAGAACTGCACGATGGTGTTGTGCAAGAATTGATGAACGTCAATGTGGAGATGCGTCTTTTGAAGTATCAAAAAGATACGGAGGTTTTATTGTCAAGTGCGAAACATATTGAAGGATTAATGGCAAAGTTAATTGATGATCTACGCAATTTGTCCTCTGAACTTCGTCCTTCTTCTTTAGATGATTTAGGGTTAGACGCTGCATTTAAAACGTACTTTAAACAAATTGAAAATAATTATGGTTTGGCGATTAACTATCACTTTGACATTGATGCTGAACGATTTGACAGTGAAATAGAAACGGTCGTTTACCGCGTCGTACAAGAAGCTGTGTTTAACGCGATGAAGTATGCGGGTGTCGATGATGTCGATGTGATTATTCGGAAAGATGACCAGTACCTCTATGCGGAAGTTTCAGATCAAGGGAGAGGATTTGAACCGAGTGATTCACCGAAAGGATCAGGTTTAGGGCTTTATGGGATGTATGAGCGCGCTGAACTGGTCAACGGTCATCTCAATATTGAAACGCAAAAAGGAAAGGGCACCATTGTATCGCTGGAAGTACCAATTAGCTAA
- the nreA gene encoding nitrate respiration regulation accessory nitrate sensor NreA — MNPIDFSQHDYQDEIEKIRHEYQFDFAGIALPSEDHAETKIKWRYVSGNLNERYRRIVLRNGHGIAGNVMKTGKPMMIENTTEYDFQNALFNYPILMSEQLTALIAIPLWHHHRVKGVLLLGQRHHKPLPQIAQNISSIKGIGSLTSEDKVMQ, encoded by the coding sequence GTGAACCCGATTGATTTTTCTCAACATGATTATCAAGACGAGATAGAGAAAATACGTCACGAATACCAGTTTGATTTTGCAGGTATTGCTTTGCCATCAGAGGATCATGCGGAAACTAAAATCAAGTGGCGTTACGTGTCAGGTAATTTGAATGAACGGTATCGACGTATTGTATTACGGAATGGGCATGGCATTGCAGGCAATGTGATGAAAACAGGTAAGCCGATGATGATTGAAAACACGACGGAATATGATTTTCAAAATGCGTTATTCAATTACCCTATTTTGATGAGTGAACAGTTAACGGCACTCATCGCAATCCCGCTTTGGCATCATCATCGTGTCAAAGGGGTGTTGCTTTTAGGTCAGCGACATCACAAACCGCTACCACAAATTGCCCAAAATATTTCGTCGATTAAAGGGATAGGGAGTTTAACGAGTGAAGATAAGGTGATGCAATAA
- the narI gene encoding respiratory nitrate reductase subunit gamma: protein MFNQFLWVIFPYLCLAVFLIGHIARYRFDQFSWTAKSSEFIEKKQLKWGSLLFHLGIIPVFLGHVVGLLIPAHWLAAMGINNHIYHIGAVYIGSVFGIITLIGMFLLTARRVTKQNVRRLSSASDIFVNFLLLLIVFVGCYSTLVTNVTTPEFDYRQTISIWFRGLFALRPDAQLMADVPLTFQLHILLGFTIMACWPFTRLVHVWSVPVTYASRSYIIYRKHKI from the coding sequence ATGTTTAATCAATTTTTATGGGTGATATTTCCTTACCTCTGTCTTGCAGTATTTTTGATTGGTCATATTGCACGTTATCGTTTTGACCAATTTTCGTGGACTGCAAAATCGAGTGAATTTATTGAGAAGAAGCAATTAAAGTGGGGAAGTTTATTATTTCATCTAGGGATCATTCCAGTGTTTTTAGGTCATGTCGTTGGATTGTTGATTCCAGCACATTGGTTAGCGGCGATGGGGATCAATAATCATATTTACCACATCGGTGCAGTGTATATCGGGAGCGTATTTGGTATAATCACATTGATAGGGATGTTCTTATTGACGGCTCGACGTGTTACAAAACAAAATGTCCGTCGCTTGAGTTCAGCTTCAGATATTTTTGTAAACTTCCTCTTACTGCTCATCGTTTTTGTAGGATGTTATTCGACATTAGTTACGAATGTGACGACACCAGAATTTGATTACCGTCAAACCATCTCGATTTGGTTTAGAGGACTGTTTGCGCTAAGACCTGATGCACAATTAATGGCAGACGTGCCACTGACGTTTCAGCTGCATATTCTTTTAGGTTTTACGATTATGGCATGTTGGCCGTTTACACGTCTTGTACACGTGTGGAGTGTGCCAGTGACCTATGCGAGTCGGAGTTATATTATTTATCGCAAACATAAAATTTAA
- a CDS encoding nitrate reductase molybdenum cofactor assembly chaperone encodes MIDLNVLKTYKDTFGYMSQQLSFPEKLTFHPKIFEEIFDGAHPAYPHVKAYREAMYEKSLSEIQALYTDTFDFNEKTTLYMTFNQFDTQKERGQMLAKLKVLYEMFGLEMPASELSDYLPLMLEFLYVAHFEGDKRAQESVQLLIMIIEDGTYIMMKTLEKQENPYVHLIRGLREALKRCIVQDKEVTHHV; translated from the coding sequence GTGATTGATCTTAATGTGTTGAAGACGTATAAAGATACATTCGGTTACATGAGCCAACAGTTAAGTTTTCCAGAAAAATTGACGTTCCATCCTAAAATTTTCGAAGAGATTTTTGACGGTGCGCATCCCGCGTATCCGCATGTCAAAGCCTATCGAGAAGCGATGTATGAAAAAAGCTTATCAGAAATTCAAGCTTTGTATACAGATACCTTTGATTTTAATGAAAAGACGACTTTGTATATGACATTCAATCAATTTGATACACAAAAAGAACGAGGGCAGATGTTAGCCAAACTCAAAGTATTGTATGAAATGTTTGGGTTAGAAATGCCTGCTTCCGAACTGTCCGACTATTTGCCGTTGATGCTTGAATTTTTATATGTCGCACATTTCGAAGGGGACAAACGTGCACAAGAAAGTGTGCAATTGCTTATCATGATTATTGAAGATGGGACATATATAATGATGAAAACGCTTGAAAAACAAGAAAATCCATACGTCCATTTAATTCGTGGATTAAGAGAGGCATTAAAGCGTTGTATTGTACAGGATAAAGAGGTGACACATCATGTTTAA
- the narH gene encoding nitrate reductase subunit beta: protein MKIKAQVAMVLNLDKCIGCHTCSVTCKSTWTNRPGAEYMWFNNVETKPGVGYPKKWEDQERYKGGWTLNKKGKLELKSGTRLNKIALGKIFYNPDMPVIKDYYEPWTYNYQHLTTAKPSQHTPVATAHSVMTGARMPLEWGPNWEDDLAGGHVTGPQDPNIQKIEEEIKFNFDQTFMMYLPRLCEHCLNPSCVASCPSGAMYKRDEDGIVLVDQEACRGWRYCMTGCPYKKVYFNWKTNKAEKCTFCFPRVEAGIPTVCSETCTGRMRYLGVLLYDADRVQEAASAENEQDLYEKQLDLFLNPYDEAVIEQAEKDGISQEWIEAAQNSPIYKLAIEYRLAFPLHPEYRTMPMVWYCPPLSPIMNYFEGQNAGQNPDAIFPAIEEMRLPVQYLAELFTAGDTVAVKGALQRMAMMRSYMRAQTTGRDFDMSRLARVGLTERQAKEMYRLLAIAKYEDRFVIPTSHKEQYMDTYTAQGSQGFGGEHFGANCEGCGTPVSTGGKTGQDIYNERFYGGIFRD, encoded by the coding sequence TTGAAGATTAAAGCACAAGTTGCAATGGTATTAAACTTAGATAAATGTATCGGCTGTCATACGTGTAGTGTGACATGTAAAAGCACTTGGACCAATCGACCTGGTGCAGAGTATATGTGGTTCAATAATGTTGAGACGAAACCGGGTGTCGGTTATCCCAAAAAATGGGAAGATCAAGAGCGCTATAAAGGGGGATGGACGCTTAACAAAAAAGGAAAGTTAGAGCTAAAATCAGGAACGCGTTTAAATAAAATTGCATTAGGTAAAATTTTCTATAATCCAGATATGCCAGTCATCAAAGATTATTACGAGCCTTGGACATATAACTACCAACATTTAACAACGGCTAAACCGAGTCAACATACGCCAGTAGCGACCGCGCATTCAGTGATGACTGGTGCACGGATGCCTCTAGAGTGGGGACCAAACTGGGAAGATGACTTAGCAGGGGGACATGTAACGGGGCCACAAGATCCTAACATTCAAAAAATTGAAGAAGAGATTAAATTTAACTTCGATCAAACGTTTATGATGTACTTGCCACGCTTATGCGAACATTGTCTCAATCCGAGCTGTGTGGCGTCATGTCCTTCGGGTGCGATGTACAAACGTGATGAAGATGGCATTGTCCTTGTTGATCAGGAAGCGTGTCGTGGATGGCGTTATTGTATGACGGGGTGCCCTTATAAAAAAGTTTATTTCAACTGGAAAACGAATAAAGCAGAAAAATGTACGTTCTGTTTTCCACGTGTAGAAGCGGGGATTCCAACAGTTTGTTCTGAAACATGTACGGGTCGCATGCGTTATTTAGGTGTACTTTTATATGATGCGGATCGTGTGCAAGAGGCGGCATCTGCTGAAAACGAGCAAGATCTTTATGAAAAGCAACTGGACTTGTTCTTGAATCCTTATGATGAAGCGGTGATTGAACAAGCGGAGAAAGATGGTATTTCACAAGAATGGATTGAAGCCGCACAAAATTCACCGATATACAAACTTGCCATTGAATATCGATTAGCGTTTCCACTTCATCCGGAGTATCGTACGATGCCAATGGTTTGGTACTGTCCACCACTCAGTCCAATCATGAACTATTTTGAAGGTCAAAATGCAGGTCAGAATCCAGATGCGATTTTCCCTGCAATTGAGGAGATGCGTTTACCTGTTCAATATTTAGCTGAGCTATTCACGGCAGGAGATACAGTTGCGGTGAAAGGGGCGTTACAACGGATGGCAATGATGAGAAGTTATATGCGTGCACAAACGACGGGCCGTGATTTTGATATGTCTCGTTTAGCACGTGTCGGTTTAACTGAAAGACAAGCGAAAGAGATGTATCGCTTATTAGCAATTGCCAAATATGAAGACCGCTTCGTCATTCCGACTTCCCATAAAGAACAGTATATGGATACCTATACCGCACAAGGAAGCCAAGGATTTGGTGGTGAACATTTCGGTGCGAATTGTGAGGGGTGTGGTACACCGGTAAGTACAGGAGGGAAAACAGGTCAAGACATCTATAACGAACGGTTCTATGGAGGGATTTTCCGTGATTGA